Part of the Pseudorasbora parva isolate DD20220531a chromosome 13, ASM2467924v1, whole genome shotgun sequence genome is shown below.
ggatctgtgcatttggcccaaaactgacagcagagctttgtaacttttaaaaaagtattaaaatgaGTTCAAAGTAGTTGGATGGAGCATTCTTAATTCatacaaaaatgcaacaataatacatttgacataaaaaaaatttaattaaagtacaaatctgtttttacagctttcacttgtaacagtAATATCAGCCGGATCTCacaaaaaatgcgtataaatagtacgagtgtgcaatgtcgtggaatgtatacggcaaaactcattttggcgtgcatatgatacgctgtttttttgcgtgcatatgatatgcattttatggtgtattatacatacgaaccccccaccccaccaccctaaacctacccaagagagcgtgtcatatatacgctataaagtgcgtatcatatgcacgcgaaaaacagcgtatcatatgcacgccaaaatgagttttggtgtacattccatgacattgcacactcgtactatttatacgcatttatgtgtgatcgggttggtaatatttgaccagtagtagcCTACTTtgacttttactcaagtaatggaGTAAAACTCTGGATTCTACCCAACCTAAAAAGCCTCAGCTTCCATCTAAAAAGCTCTATGTTCATATGCAGATTAAAATGCAGATAAATCAACTCATCAACTTACAGCGTAAGGTTCAATTGCCTTCCATTGTCCATTGCGTCCATTTTCAGGGAGTAGTGCACTATAGTAAAGCAATACTTTAAAAAGTAGGCTAACTTGCCCCAACATTGTCTAGAGAAGATATCTTCTTTGAACTTGATTGTCGTGTTTTTAGAATGATGTGTTGTGCAAGATGCTGCAAAGTACTCGAGAGCAATGGTCAAGCAAGTCTCTCTAGCATGATTTTACATAAAAACAGCAGTTGAATGCAAAAAGAAAATGCATTCTGTGTAAACAGGGCTATTAAATATGTTTTGTACATTTTCTTATATaaattttgaaaatatttttagccATGGCAGTGGCAGCGGGTGAGTGTAGTGCAGTGGATGAGCAGCAGAGGGGGCGGAAAAGAGAGTTAATGCCGTCAAATGTGAATCATCTGATAAAAAGCCTCAGGGAAAGTGATGGACAGTTCATGATGTATGAGACTTAAATTATGCAAAATGCATGTGTGATGACTGCAGACGATTCAGATCAGCTCAGGGGAGAAAATAGGCAGAAAGTTGAATTTGATTTTATATGAgagaaataaatgtattttataaatgttctACAAAACAGTGTAATTTACTGTAAGATTACTTATTGTAATGTATAGCTGTCACACTGCACCACTCTGGTACTTTGTGCTCCCGGTCGAAAACATGCAGCTTCAATCATTCATAAATATGCCATAAAATAGTTCAAGTTAAGTGCTATTACTCTATATCTTGGTAAAAAGGACTGACAGTAACAAGAGCTGATCAAATCTCTTAGTACAAATGGAGTTTTGAGGCAGCGTGTGGATTTTTTAGGCACAGTTCACATTGACGGCACAATGTGAGCCTGCTGTTGCAATTTCAACGCTGCTTTATCACATCCTATGTATGGTGTGAATTCAGAGAAAGAAATTGCCTTTATCATTTTTGTCAGATGTTCTACAGATATGAACCTGCTCATTTATAGCTACACGTGAGACCATGTGTACTTTATGTGAACAAAAAGGAAGATTTTCTACTCACATAAGCATTTTTGTGGGTTTGTGGGTTGTTATATTTCTctattaaagtgatagttcacacacaaatgaaaaaactgtcatcatttactcactcttatGTTCTTCCAAACCTGAGacctttaaagtttaaagtccAATGTTGTTTTCGGATACCACTGATTTTCATGATGTGCAAACAAATAAATTATaagattcttcaaaatatcttcctttgccTTTCATTAAAAGGTATACAATTAAGAGGGTgtgtaaattattaatttactgcttcttcttttttttttttttgaatggcATGCCCTGCAcactttcctttcctttccaaTTCTTTTGAACAAAAAATAACTTTCTTCCCTTTTGGAACTGAACCTTTCAACGGCATGCTTTCcttttctcttctcttctgtCTATCTAGGGCAGGTCGTTGTTTAACCGTTTGATCAGCTGACTGCGTGTCTCCTCCCACGAGCTCAAATCTCATTAAAGCGTGCAGTTCATCTCTCTCCTCCAACAATCTTCTCTTCACTCTCCTTTCTTTACCTTTTTCTTTCTCGTTCCCTCATTCTTGATCCTCGCTGTATCCAGGACATTACAGTCTCCACAATGCACTCGATTTTGGGGAGAGGACTTTGAAAATGAGAATGTATTCCGGGAAGCTGAGGGGTGACAGAAAAAGATGCAGGACAGTTTTATTGTGTTACATGGTTGTCAGGGGGGTTAAAAGGGATAATTCGCCCAAAATGTGTCATTTACTCaagctgttccaaacctgtatgagtttctttcttctgatgaacacacaaaaatatatattttgaagaatgttggtaacgaGACAGTTGCTATTGATTTCTATAataggaaaaaatactatggaatttagtcaactgtctggttaccaacattcttcaaaatatctttaacTAATATCTaataactcatacaggtttggaacaacttaagggtgagtaaattatgacagaattttcattttggggtgaaaaaTCCCTTTAAAGAAAGAGAAaggcagacagagagagagagagagggagaaaagaAAGTCTGTTGCCCTGTTTTTGTCTAGATCTTTTGTCACAAGCTCTGTCAGCCGTCACAGGAATGAAACATTTTGTGACAGAACAGCACTAATGACAGAGCTCTCTTTGAGGTGATTCCCTCCGTCTTTCTCTCTTCACGTCTGTcaggtttctctctctctcgttctctctctctctatctctctgaAAGCCTGTCAAAACAAACAATAATCACGACAATACATGATATGTGTGTTTTTATTCTGACTGATATCCTAATTAGCTGCTGTCCTAATAAACCACAAGCCCAGGTCGTGTTTACTGCTTTAAATCCCATGATTGACAGGAGCTATGTATCTCACTGATTTTTTTAGCATGCCATTTTGTTTTTCAATCAAACCCGTCACAGCCAAAAAGATAGAAGAGTTCTGAGCAAGGAGGAAGGCTTGAACTTTGAATAATGAGACAACCGTGGACAGATCATTCACAAACATCAGGAAGCACTCAGGAACTGATTTGTTACCTATTGATCTGATTTAGATGCTGAAATGTCACAGGTTGCTGTGTACAGACGGTGTGTGTCGGGGTAGTTGAAGAGGCGTCATGATCTCCAGAGCAATTTCCGAATTTCATCATAGCTCTGCCCTTACAATGAGTTTGTTCACACTACCATCTGCTGGTCTTAAGCGGTACCAATTGTGCTGTACATTGCCGTGCTGGCTGTCAGATTCTTAAATAATGCAATCTCAGAATCAAGATGTTTATGATAAGGATGAATGTTAAGTAAGTTAAACCTCCCAAAACTATAAACCTTGCAAGGCACTTATTGTTTGAATACTGTCTATACAGACAGATTTACAGACAATAGACAAAAAAacagatgatagatagacagatgatATATAACGACATAGATAGATAGTATGTCTAAAATCTGTCAATCTATCATCTGACATACAGATAAACAGGCAACAGACAGGCAGAaaatctatctatttatctgtGTCTGTCTATAACTATGGTCTGCCTGTCCATCTAACTgtaagatggatggatggatggatagatagatagatagatagatagatagatagatagatagatagatagatagatagatagatagatagatagatagatagatagatagatagatagatagatagacagacagacagacagacagacagacagacagacagacagacagacagacagacagacagacagacagacagacagacagacagacagacagacagacagacagacagacagacagacaggtttTTTCAGTATGGGTGAATCTAATCTATTCCTGACAGCTGGGTTCTATAGCTTCTCCATCAGTCCATTCTGATTGTCCATGAGATGGGTCACATGACTGTCCTCCTCCCCCCAGATTGCTCTTCTCAAAGTGGACAACACAAATCCTGTAGACCTCCAGCAAAACAATGAGGATGTTCTTGCATGTGAAGAAGATCATCAGCTGGTTCAGAACATTCTCACGTATCAAGAGGTAGAGACGGTAAATTAGGAAAGGTCCATCCTGCAGACCCACCGTTAGCAGAAGGCTCCAGACTTCACTAGAGCAGCAGGAAACGGTCCAGCCAGCTCGCCCATGCTGGGCAGCCTCTGGATCTGGCTGATCGTCCTCTTGGATCTTGGGACGGCTTGTCTGGGTAAGAACAAGAGGAAACTGCATCAAGGCCCAGGAGAACAAACTTAGCCCAACAATGATAACAGCCTTTTTGGTCTTCACTTGTGGCTCCTTAAAAGTATCAAAGATGTCCAGGATATCAGCACCAAGCCCCACGTAAACCATGAGGAGCTGAGATAGCTGGTCACGTGACATGTCCCCCTTCGGCATCAGCCAGCGGCCCAGAACCAAAACGATCAACATGGTCTGCTCCAGAGCCTCCACCCAGTTCTCAGGATCAAGTTCCGCCAACccctgtctcacacacacacacacacaaataggcTAATCACCATGGTAACAGACCAGACAGCGGGAGCACACAGCGAGACTGTGATAATTTGAAAGGATGAATCAAAAATGTTGTTAAGATATTATTGCAATACcagattaaataaaaaaaaaatcaaacagttTATAAGAAAAAAGTATTGCTTTGACTCATTGGAGTGCCTGAACAAAAGATCCATTGGAGGATTACCTTAATGAAATAAGACAACTGAGATGATATAGTTTCCCTAAAAAGCTTTTCAGTAAAATTACTGATTAATATTTGCAGCATATTCTTACAAAATATCATGTGAGCTTTACACCCACCTGATCTCAAGACAAAAGAAAATATCACAGTCATCAATATTAAAACTATTCGGATCCAAAGCTCAAAGCTGCCAAGAGGATATGGAGGTAAAGTCTGAacttttaaaaacaagttaCAATAATGCAACAGCATTATATGCAACATATTAAAGCCgggatgtaaaaaaataaaaaataaaaaaataaaaatagatagatagatagatagatagatagatagatagatagatagatagatagatagatagatagatagatagatagatagatagatagatagatagatagatagatagatagatagatagatagatagatagatagatagatagatagatagagattaCTTTGACAGAGCCTAACAAACCCAGCAATGGTAGTATTTAGGACACATAACTGCGcattattaaaggggtgatgaattgagaaatcagctttcccttgagcttttgatatataaaaggtaatggtaatataagaatatcctgtacgtttcagagctgaaaacttcctttttagtcaaagaaaagcttttatagacaccaggcccagaaaacgatcatgTGCGCATCTTGACGTGATCTTTTGCacaacaccgcctctacagaatgtctaattcagtagccccgcccaccaactcatggGGCTGTTTGGATCGCGCTAGCcatcagcaataaacatgccgaagaagatagcaagatattgcgctattcctggttgtggtaGAACACAGTCGTTGCATACGCTTCCtttggatcataatattaggaatgtgtgatacttcatttcactgtggaatcgtttgtaaacaagtctcaggttgagctggatttgcagacttattgagattaaaacacaatgctgtgccttctatattggatccgacaggaatgctgcaacacacttattataaaaaaaattgtaatagtAGCCcaggggctatgtgttttccagacgggataccaaaacgtaagcaaaacgagcctcaaaaccagtgtagaaaatatcttatttttgaatgtaaaaaccacacgaacgtcattagttgacctcagaaagcagtataaaaaaataaaaaagccagtgcATGACGCCTTTAAGAATAAAATTCTTATTCATTCTTGtaaattaacaaattaatattattattgttgttggcactgtgtaatatcattcttcactgcacccatggtacggcagcaaagttccttgattattacacaggaatgagagtatagttcccAGGCATATCGGCCTATAAAatcgcaacttttcattttccctCAGTCTAAGAACacgatgtaactatacacatcacaacatgtaaataggaaaatgttggtgttattttgtcacttattgagcagtaggcaaGATGGAGCCATTTatctccagtctttgtgctaagctaggctagcggtgggtgcgtcagacaccacagagttatggcatgcacagagatgagaatggtatgcatggacttatctaactcctAACGAGATACGGTAAATAaactaaagtcccaaaaagtcggTGTGTTCTTTTAAGATATATCTGTGCAAGtttctttcagttaaaacagctccaACATGCATTTTGGTCTGGGACTAGGGGTTAAACCTTTATCTGTGAAACCAGTGAAAGTTGTGATAAAATATCTGAGAACTTTTACTTAATtcttatgaaaaaaaaatgttttgaattttttttttcataaaaagatTCTAATCTGGATTCTAATCCTGGATGAAGTTATTGGACATGCTTCATTGCCTGTTGCCTTTATACTTTTAGAGTTTTGCAGTGAAGACGTTTAAAAATCTGTGTCTGAATTTTTCTCTACAGGCCCTAATAACTCCATTAGACACGAGTCAGTGTTACAGGGAACCAACATGTTCAGATCCGTGGTGGTGTGGTTATGTGTGGGCTTGTGATTTTTGTACACTTCACACAGGTCAAAGGTGAAACTGAGCTCTCTACCACTCTTAATCTATCAATCTTCAACATTAATCTTTTCTTTCCCCAGAATTGCAGACATTTTACAGGAAACAGTCTGCTTTCCAGGCATGAATCAATTTCCATCTGAGCATTTTATGTTTATTGCTTTACCAGAAATATAAGTACTGAAACAtccaatgagagagagagagagagagagagagagagacagagagagagagagagagagagagagagagagagagagagagagagagagagagagagagagagagagagagagagagagagagagagagagagagagagagagagagagagagagagagagagattctaAGTGATTTTGTTCAAAGCTGAACATATTTTTACTGATGAACTCTGGGTTTTATTTTTAACGATTGCTTTCCACCCACCATTGTTAGCGGGATCTGGGAGAAGAATTGTTGGTCAGAGTTTGTGCTCGAGTTGATGGGCAGATTGGACTGTAGGAGGTTCAGTTCCAGGAACCAGACTGATGGAATCACGGTGCTCAGATACAGAAACACCATAGGTGAAAACCTGCAGAAGAGTGgaacaaacatcacattagTGAATGGATACATTTTGCTTACTTTACTTTTCTACTTACAGTgagaaaaataagtatttgaacacaatactattttgcaagttttcccacttggaaatcatggacgggtctgaaattgtcatcgtagatAGATGCATGTctactgtgagagacataatctataaaaaaaatccagaaatcacaatatttgattttttatctatttatttgcaTGATGCAGCTGCATATAAGtgtttgaacacctgtctatcagctaagagttctgaccctcaaagacctgttagtctgcctttaaaatgtccacctccacttaatttattatcctaaattagatgcacctgtgtgaggttgttagctgcataaagacacctgtccaccccatacaaccagtaagaatccaactactaacatggccaagaccaaagagctgtccaaagacatgagacaaaattgtacacctccacaaggctggaaagggctaaacatgactgtcagtcTCCCCCGGACTGGggctcaatgatcctaagaaaggggagaaatcagcccagaactacacgggaggagctggtcaatgacctgaatgagctgggaccaccgtttccaggGTTACtattggtaatacactaagacgtcatggtttgaaatcatgcatggcacggaagtttaccctgcttaaaccagcacatgtccaggcccgtcttaagtttccCAATGACCATTACGATGATCcagagtcatgggagaaagtcatgtggtcagatgagaccaaaactttttggtcataattccactaaacgtgtttgaaggaagaagaatgtcagaagatgagtaccatcccaagaacaccatccctactgtgaagcatggggtggTAGCATCCtgctttggggtgtttttctgcacatgggacaggggccatgtattgcaagattttggggaacaacctccttccctcaatTAGAGCATTTAAGATGGGTCGaagctgggtcttccaacatgacaatgacccgaagcacacagccaggataaccaaggagtggctctgtaagaagcatatcaaggttctggcgtggcctagccagtctccagacctaaacccaatagagaaacTTTGGAGGGCGATCAAGCTCTATGTTTCTAAGCAACAGgtcagaaacctgactgatctagagaagatctgtgtggaggagtgggccaaaatccctcctgcagtgtgtgcaaacctggtgaaaaactacaggaaacgtttgacctctgtaattgcgaacaaaggctactgtaccaaatattaacattgactttctcaggtgttcaaatacgtatttgcagctgtatcatacaaaaaaatagttaaaaaaccatacattgtgatttctggattttaaaaaaaaaagctctcaAAGTgaacatgcacctacgatgacaatttcagacccctccatgatgtCTAAGTAGgaaaacttgcaaaatagcagggtgttcaaatacttattttcacTGTATAAAGCCACGAAGTAGTTCTATGCGTGTCAGATGCATCTGATTGGGTGGTAAAGATGGGTCACACTACAGAGCCCAGTTCTGCAGGCACATCAGCCCAATGCAGACTGCAAATTATTCCCATTAGCTATGCAAATCCCCATTGACACAGGCAAGCCTCTCTAAAGAGCACTGAGACTTCAAAGTGTAGTGTGCAGGAGAGAGATAGTATGCATAGAAAAGTACTACGGCAGAGAAAGAGAGTTAGAAAGGTTCAGATGGAGATCATGGTAGAGTGAAGGGGATGGTGAGAAAGATGAAGGGAGGGAGGATGTTCTCAGcaggtcctccatccatgtcaGTGGGAGGGTAGAGTCTCATTAATAACTGTTTCTAGTACAGCAATCTCAATGTACATACTTTTCTCAAAATCTGTCCGAACGTGACCATGTGCTGCTCTGCGTGAATGCAAAGGTGGCAAAGGCAAAGGTTGTTTTTCTCCGTCACTGAGTTGAGAAAAGGGTTATTTTTATCACCCGTCCCCGCTAGACAGACTGAAGTGCAGAGCTTGAAGAAACGAGAATGTAATTCCTCACGTTCTCGTTAGCGTTAATCATGGCACCCTGCTTCTAAGCCCCATGTCTTTTTATACCAGAACGTGGCAAAgtgaagttattttaaaaaggcaAAACAGATTCTCTTTTTTCTTAGAGTGTTAAGACAATTGGCAAGGCTATTTTTGCCAAACACAACATGTCCTACACAGTCAGTGAAGAGTCCTTAATaggatagttaacccaaaaagtGAAATTGTTGGTCAGGTCTGAGAcctgaaaaatatgtttatatcattttaaagtgaCTGCCTTGCTGTCAATATTCAGTATGTTTGCTTTCTGTATTTACACTTCACAAACGATGAgcattaagcagcacaactaaattaaaacagaaaacagatattttaaattgtaaaaatcttttacagtattactgttttactgtatttttgatcaaataaacagccttggtgaacataagagtttttttaaattacttattttaagttaaatctTACTGACACCATAGTTTTtaatggctttttttttctgggggaaaaatatctattttacatatattttataaGAGTTCTATTTCTATATATGAGTTCTAAATAATATATCATTGCAAAAACAGTACAAAATGTTAAATAGAATTCTATTTTTCAGCAATATgcactattatttatttatgtagaaTTCAGCAAGAATTTCATTAACGTCAGGGTCATTGAATTATGTATATGATAGAACTATGATAGCATAAGTAACCTCACCATTTCCATTCTGCATTgcgtgtgtatttgactgtgaTTGCCATCTCGACCCCGAGCAGGGCCACGCCCATCAGCAGCAGCCAATAGGAGGGCTCTCCTGTCACCTCCACCACCCGCCACACGGTCAGGACGCCATGCACCGCGAACAGGAAGCGACTCAGAAGAGCCAATAAGATGTTAAGAACCAGGCACATTGTACAATCAATGCAGACAGACCTGCaggacaaatatttttttcaatacgATGCATTTTTTTATCTATAAACTTAATCTATACACATACAcctaaaacattatttatagaagcattaagattatttttgaataaaatcataagtagcctaaataattaaataaaataaacatctgAGTTTCTTATTGAATTCATTAGAATTGTACACCATTCATGTAACCTACGTAAACAAATGATCATATAATTTATACTCTGCCAATAAGACAACTTACCTGATTAATGCTTCTTTAAATGTCAATGCAGAggtataaaattatataaaacttACTTTCAGTGGGTTCAGCAAAAGGATCCAGATTCAAATACTCAAGTGACTTTTAAAGAATATATTCCACTTGTTTTTACGGCTTACCAAAACAAAAGCTTCTAACATATCCCCAAACCTCTGTCTACCCCTTAGTTGGAGGCAGTCCTTTTTAACTGCAAACACAACTTATCCCCCCTGAGGTTTTAGGGACTTGAGTGGATGTGaacgggtgtgtgtgtgtgtatatatcttATGTTGATAAAAAGCAGTCTTT
Proteins encoded:
- the LOC137038226 gene encoding transmembrane protein 26, encoding MCLVLNILLALLSRFLFAVHGVLTVWRVVEVTGEPSYWLLLMGVALLGVEMAITVKYTRNAEWKWFSPMVFLYLSTVIPSVWFLELNLLQSNLPINSSTNSDQQFFSQIPLTMGLAELDPENWVEALEQTMLIVLVLGRWLMPKGDMSRDQLSQLLMVYVGLGADILDIFDTFKEPQVKTKKAVIIVGLSLFSWALMQFPLVLTQTSRPKIQEDDQPDPEAAQHGRAGWTVSCCSSEVWSLLLTVGLQDGPFLIYRLYLLIRENVLNQLMIFFTCKNILIVLLEVYRICVVHFEKSNLGGGGQSCDPSHGQSEWTDGEAIEPSCQE